The following proteins are encoded in a genomic region of Drosophila bipectinata strain 14024-0381.07 chromosome XL, DbipHiC1v2, whole genome shotgun sequence:
- the LOC122321455 gene encoding uncharacterized protein — MAALYGLESVPKEAAEGIRRVLTLANVCISDLRRLKINIDSCDHWLVHHLLTKLPSSTTQAWEHSLGSSTVIPTFSMLETFLLERLHSLAPGLTASNETQLLSAVATYQNPSTTILATALFRIVNDQTGQSVLARALIDHGSEGTLITESLVQTLGLSRTLISAEITGIGDSFHNRCRHRHLPKSDVDPRSFQHLKGLQLADPNFARSGRIDVLVGVDLIPQLMLPEIRRGTHEEPIAQNTLLGWIVFGPVRKSMTHSITVRCNTTTLDHVVQRFFELDSVPSERQLTTEERWCEEHFRQTHVRQPNGKYMVRLPLKTLFDPSQVLGRSKHIALNRFYTLERKLQQREKLHQQYLQAIEEYFDLQQIQEVTTSEDSHCHINTNGKLGVFCSTIPHHAVLKEDSLTTKLRVVYDASCKSSNGKSLNDILCTGPALQNDLGGVILNWRCYRYVFVADIQRMYRCIEMHPEDSQFQRIWWRDKTGELKEFRLTTVTFGTASAPYTAIRVIHQIAQDERENYPLAEKVLKNEIYVDDVQSGHETTDGAIRVRNEVIAALRSAGMHLRKWAANHPALLSDIPKKDLCNHSIFEMDNKDSIKTLGLYWQPNPDVYGFKIHFSINPTLSKRALLSTVARLFDPL, encoded by the exons ATTAGTGATCTTCGAcgcttaaaaataaacattgattCCTGCGATCACTGGCTAGTGCATCATCTGTTAACCAAACTACCAAGCAGCACTACGCAAGCGTGGGAGCACTCATTGGGGAGCTCCACCGTGATTCCAACCTTTTCGATGTTGGAGACTTTCCTGCTGGAGCGCTTA CACAGCCTAGCCCCCGGCTTAACTGCTTCGAACGAGACGCAACTCCTCAGCGCAGTTGCCACCTATCAAAATCCATCCACCACGATTCTCGCCACGGCCCTTTTCCGAATTGTCAACGACCAAACGGGACAATCTGTTTTAGCCAGAGCGTTGATTGACCATGGCTCGGAAGGAACACTTATCACCGAAAGCTTAGTACAGACGCTGGGTCTCTCACGCACCCTTATATCTGCGGAAATAACAGGGATCGGCGACTCCTTTCACAATCGTTGTCGACATA GGCACCTTCCAAAATCGGATGTCGACCCTCGCTCATTCCAACACCTTAAAGGATTGCAACTCGCCGATCCCAATTTTGCCCGCTCCGGTCGTATTGACGTGCTTGTGGGCGTTGATCTTATTCCACAATTGATGCTCCCAGAAATTCGACGAGGAACTCATGAGGAACCAATCGCACAAAACACTCTTCTTGGTTGGATTGTTTTTGGACCAGTGAGGAAATCCATGACACACTCCATCACTGTCCGTTGTAACACCACGACGCTTGACCATGTGGTGCAAAGGTTCTTCGAACTAGATAGCGTGCCGTCTGAACGCCAACTCACCACAGAGGAACGATGGTGTGAAGAACACTTTCGTCAAACCCATGTTCGACAGCCCAACGGGAAATACATGGTTCGCTTACCACTGAAAACCTTGTTCGATCCGTCACAAGTTCTAGGCCGATCAAAACATATAGCCTTAAATCGTTTCTACACACTAGAGCGAAAATTGCAGCAGCGCGAAAAGCTTCATCAACAATATCTCCAAGCAATCGAGGAATATTTTGACTTACAGCAAATACAAGAAGTCACTACAAGCGAAGACAGTCACTGTCATATCAACACAAATGGGAAGCTCGGCGTCTTCTGCAGCACGATTCCACACCATGCAGTCCTGAAGGAGGACAGCCTGACGACTAAGCTCAGGGTAGTCTACGACGCCTCTTGTAAGAGCTCCAACGGGAAATCACTGAATGACATTTTATGTACTGGGCCAGCTCTACAGAACGATTTGGGAGGAGTGATACTAAATTGGCGTTGTTATCGCTATGTTTTCGTGGCGGACATCCAAAGGATGTACCGATGTATCGAAATGCATCCAGAGGACTCTCAATTCCAGCGCATTTGGTGGCGTGACAAAACCGGAGAGTTAAAAGAGTTCCGTCTCACCACAGTTACCTTCGGAACAGCATCAGCGCCATACACAGCGATTCGGGTGATCCACCAAATAGCTCAGGACGAACGAGAAAATTATCCGCTAGCAGAAAAGGTACTGAAAAATGAGATTTATGTTGATGACGTACAAAGCGGCCATGAGACCACGGACGGTGCCATTCGAGTGCGAAACGAAGTCATAGCAGCCCTCCGCTCGGCTGGTATGCATCTTCGAAAATGGGCAGCGAACCACCCGGCGTTGCTTAGCGATATTCCTAAAAAAGACCTCTGCAACCACTCAATCTTCGAAATGGACAATAAAGACAGCATTAAAACGCTTGGACTGTACTGGCAGCCAAACCCGGACGTCTACGGATTCAAAATCCATTTCTCGATCAATCCCACACTTTCGAAAAGGGCTCTTTTATCAACAGTGGCACGGCTCTTCGATCCATTATGA
- the LOC122321456 gene encoding craniofacial development protein 2-like — MEKMQIAIAGISEMRWRGKGTTTTSSGNLVMHSGTNDGGRSGVGIYVSKQYKQALISWSPVSDRIIIARFRCNAGHITILQCYAPTEDASDDIKDDFYNALTSSLTRIERGDIKILMGDFNAKIGPYNNGLETIMGRHGVGTRSNNGDRLFDLCQTFQLVIGGY, encoded by the coding sequence atggagaaaatgCAGATCGCAATCGCAGGCATCAGTGAGATGAGATGGAGAGGTAAggggacaacaacaacatcaagcgGCAATCTAGTGATGCACAGCGGGACCAATGATGGAGGCAGGAGTGGAGTCGGGATATATGTGTCCAAACAGTACAAACAGGCACTAATTTCCTGGAGCCCAGTATCCGACAGAATCATCATTGCCAGATTCCGATGCAATGCTGGACACATCACCATACTGCAGTGCTATGCCCCAACAGAAGACGCCAGCGATGACATCAAAGACGACTTCTACAACGCCCTCACATCCTCACTCACTAGGATCGAAAGAGGTGACATAAAAATTCTTATGGGAGACTTCAATGCGAAAATCGGCCCCTACAACAACGGATTGGAAACAATTATGGGCCGACATGGTGTTGGCACACGCAGCAATAATGGTGACAGGCTATTCGACTTATGTCAGACCTTCCAACTGGTTATTGGTGGTTATTGA